A single Chlamydia suis DNA region contains:
- a CDS encoding ribose-phosphate diphosphokinase has product MKKYYFTAILGVLFSSLNPCYGNCYRNNLSADTLVRKHHKSGIIFSGSSHQCLTREICSFLRTSPGNIDIGRFPDGELRVQIQDDVLGRDVFIVQSFSNRPDETLFETFVMADALKRARAKSITVISPYLPYSRQDKLTGTGQPLTAKLVANLLARSGVTRLITFDLHAPQIEGFYDVEVIHLHGQKLLGDTFRTVSEDKEFVIVAPDIGASKLASAAAKMLGVDVVSISKERVNPTTTKMILLGDVKGKNILIIDDMSSTGGTLVEAAKLCRDHGARKISAAVTHGLLTQNAVEKIVASGMDYFIMTDTVDLPSHLPNNFIRASIASLIAQELVAITEF; this is encoded by the coding sequence ATGAAAAAGTATTATTTTACCGCTATTTTAGGTGTATTGTTTTCCTCGTTGAATCCTTGTTACGGTAATTGTTACAGGAATAATCTTTCTGCAGATACCCTTGTTCGCAAGCACCATAAGTCTGGGATTATTTTTTCTGGTTCTTCGCATCAGTGTTTAACACGAGAGATCTGTTCTTTCTTACGGACCTCTCCAGGAAATATAGATATAGGGAGATTCCCTGATGGAGAGCTTCGGGTACAGATACAGGATGATGTCTTGGGGCGTGATGTATTTATTGTACAGTCGTTCAGTAATCGTCCAGATGAGACTTTGTTCGAAACGTTTGTGATGGCAGATGCTTTGAAGCGCGCACGAGCCAAGAGTATCACAGTAATTAGCCCTTATCTTCCCTACTCGCGGCAAGATAAGCTCACTGGTACTGGCCAGCCATTAACGGCTAAGCTCGTTGCGAATCTTCTTGCTCGTTCTGGGGTAACGAGACTCATCACTTTCGATTTGCATGCTCCACAAATTGAAGGTTTTTATGATGTTGAAGTGATACATTTGCATGGGCAGAAGCTTTTAGGCGATACCTTTAGAACTGTCTCAGAGGACAAGGAGTTTGTCATTGTTGCTCCAGATATCGGAGCCAGCAAGCTTGCTTCCGCTGCAGCTAAGATGCTTGGCGTTGATGTCGTTTCGATTTCTAAAGAAAGGGTTAATCCGACCACAACCAAAATGATCTTGCTGGGGGATGTTAAAGGTAAAAATATCTTGATCATTGATGATATGAGTTCCACAGGGGGAACCTTAGTGGAGGCAGCTAAATTGTGTCGTGATCACGGAGCTCGAAAAATTTCCGCAGCAGTCACTCATGGGCTACTTACTCAGAATGCTGTGGAAAAAATTGTAGCAAGTGGAATGGATTATTTTATCATGACGGATACAGTCGATCTTCCTTCACATTTGCCTAATAATTTTATACGAGCGTCTATTGCTTCTCTTATTGCTCAAGAGCTTGTTGCTATTACAGAGTTTTAA